The segment AGCGATCGCCCCAGAAACGACGCTCCCGGAAATTGAGTCCCTAATGGTAACTTACGACATCGGTCGCTTACCCGTACTGAAAAACGGTCAGTTAGTGGGTATTGTCACCCGTACCGATGTCCTGCGACAGCGACATCAAGAAAAAGCCAGCGAGAGAGAACAACAAGCTTTATGCGATCGCGGCAAAACCAATCAATTATCAATCCAAAATCCAAAATCCAAAATCCAAAATTCTTTAGCTCCCCAATTCTGGGAATTTCTCACAAGTGCATCAGAGCAAGCCGAACAACGCGGTTGGCATCTTTATCTAGTGGGGGGAGGTGTCAGGGATGTGCTGCTAGCTGACTCAGCTAAAGTTATGATGATTTCCGATATTGACCTAGTAGTAGATGGCTTTCACCACTCGGCTGATGTTGGTGCTGGCGTAGAACTAGCTAAGGCACTACAGAAAATTTACCCGGCTGCTCGTCTGGAAGTTCACGGTCAATTTCAAACAGCAGCGCTACTGTGGCACAAAGACCCAAGCTTCGGTTCGCTATGGGTAGATATTGCCACCGCCAGAACAGAATTTTATCCTTATCCAGCGGCAAATCCAGAAGTCGAAGCCAGTTCTATTCGCCAAGACCTTTACAGGCGCGATTTTACCATCAACGCTCTAGCCGTGCGACTAACAAAGCCTGGTGCAGGAGTAATGCTGGATTTTTTTGGCGGGTTGATCGACCTCAAAGACAAGAAAATCAGAGTTTTGCACGCGAATAGCTTTATAGAAGATCCCACCCGTATATATCGCGCCGTGAGGTTTGCCACTCGTTTGGGATTTGAGATCGAGGCACAAACAGAAATTTATATCAGATATGCGATCGCTAGCGGGATCTATGACACTACGCTGCTAGAAAAAGCATCAGCACCAGCGCTGACAACCAGGCTAAAAACCGAACTGAAATACATCCTCCAAGCGCCTTACTGGAAACCCGCTTTGTTGTTACTAGCCAATTTGGGAGCGCTAAAATGTCTGCATCCAAGCTTGGAGCTAGACCAACGGTTGTGGCGGCAGGTGCGTTTGGTTTCCTTGTGGCTGCGGCGGTTCGATCGTCAGGAAACTCTTATCCATTGGCAGATGCGGCTGGAAGTTTTAATTGCTTATCTAGTTTCGGAATATCGCGCCAAGGTGGCTGCAAATCTTCAGCTGCCAGATGACAGTATCAAAAGACTACAGAATCTAGAGCAAGACCGGGCTAATGTGGTAGAGTCAATGCCGAGTTGCCAGCGTCCAAGTCAAGTTGTCCAGTTGTTGAAGCGGTACGAGTTGCCAACTTTAATCTTAATTGCCGTGCAAAATCCGCGTCCGATTAGACGAAAAATTTGGCAATATTTGACTAAATGGGCTAACATTCAGCCTCTTTTGAACGGCAACGATCTGAAGGCATTGGGTTATCAGCCAGGGCGTCAATTTAAGCAAATGTTGGATGATTTATTAGCGGCAACACTGGACGGTGAGGTGAGCGATCGCGCTGATGCTGAGAATTTCTTGGCAAAACGCTATCCCCGCTAATTGGTCGCCAGCCATTTTTTAGTAAAAAAAACAAAAACGAATACATCTCCATCCGTAAAATTGCCTACTTCTGCACTCAAAACTCAAAAATTTGTAACAAGG is part of the Microcoleus sp. FACHB-831 genome and harbors:
- a CDS encoding CBS domain-containing protein, yielding MDLILCHTTADFDALGAAVGLTRLSPGSRVVLAGGCHPGVKDFLALHRDEYALIERRAVPTEQIRSLTIVDTQKRWRLGKAAEWLDLPHLVEVAVCDHHPDADMDIPASRIQIELVGATTTLIAEKLKREQIQLSPAEATVMALGIHVDTGSLTFDGSTPRDAVALAWLMEQGASLRAIADYIDPGLSPQLQQLLTIALDKQQTQIHQGYTISSVLLETAGYVPGLSSLASQLLEITESDALLLADVYPIGDGEQKRLTVIGRSRIEGTNLNQLFQPQGGGGHHKAAALTIRATNPQETLQNLLEQFLAQIPLPPTARELMSSPVRTIRPETTIAEAQRILLRYGHSGLCVVEAQEQPGNKEQENNESTIHNPQSKIPLVGIISRRDIDLAFHHSFSHAPVKGYMSLNLKAIAPETTLPEIESLMVTYDIGRLPVLKNGQLVGIVTRTDVLRQRHQEKASEREQQALCDRGKTNQLSIQNPKSKIQNSLAPQFWEFLTSASEQAEQRGWHLYLVGGGVRDVLLADSAKVMMISDIDLVVDGFHHSADVGAGVELAKALQKIYPAARLEVHGQFQTAALLWHKDPSFGSLWVDIATARTEFYPYPAANPEVEASSIRQDLYRRDFTINALAVRLTKPGAGVMLDFFGGLIDLKDKKIRVLHANSFIEDPTRIYRAVRFATRLGFEIEAQTEIYIRYAIASGIYDTTLLEKASAPALTTRLKTELKYILQAPYWKPALLLLANLGALKCLHPSLELDQRLWRQVRLVSLWLRRFDRQETLIHWQMRLEVLIAYLVSEYRAKVAANLQLPDDSIKRLQNLEQDRANVVESMPSCQRPSQVVQLLKRYELPTLILIAVQNPRPIRRKIWQYLTKWANIQPLLNGNDLKALGYQPGRQFKQMLDDLLAATLDGEVSDRADAENFLAKRYPR